Part of the Pseudomonas sp. ADAK13 genome is shown below.
AGTGATCGTGCCGCCGGATGCCGTGCCGGAGAAAACCCTGCCGACGCCGCAGCCTGTGCCGACCACACCGGTGACGCCGGCGGAAGCGGCGAAAATCGACACTGCCCGGGCCCAGGCTGCGTTGGCCGGGATTACCCCGCCACCACCGCCGCCGGTTGCCACCACCAAGGCGGCGCCGGTGACCAAGTTCTTCCTGCAGGCGGGCTCGTTCCCGAAACAGGCAGATGCGGACCGTGTACGTGCGCAGATTATTCTGCTGGGGCAGGCGGTGACGGTTGAATCGGGCACCGTGAAGGATGCGACCTGGTATCGCGTGCTGGTGGGGCCGTTCAGCAACCGTGAACAGCTGACCGTGGCCCAGAAGCAACTGGCGGGCGCAGGGTTTAGCAACCTGTTGTTACAACAACGCCAAAGCCGCTGATTCCGGAAACAGCATCGGGTTAAAGTGGGAGCGGGCTTGCTGTGGTGAGCAGGCTTGCTGTGGTGAGCGGGCTTGCCCCGCGCTGGGCTGCGCAGCAGCCCCCAAAACTGGCAACGCCACCCGTCTGAAAAGATACTGTGCTCTTGTTGGGGCTGCTGCGCAGCCCAGCGCGGGGCAAGCCCGCTCACCACACGTCCTACAGTTGAAATCCCCCCCGCCACCCCCATATGAGTTCCATCAGGGCATTTTCGCCCCGCAGCGTGGAGACTCTCCCCTTGACCACCATCGTTTCAGTTCGCCGCCACGGCAAAGTCGTCATGGGCGGCGACGGCCAGGTTTCACTTGGCAATACCGTGATGAAAGGCAACGCGAAAAAAGTCCGTCGCCTGTACCACGGCCAGGTCCTCGCCGGTTTTGCCGGCGCCACCGCTGACGCCTTTACCCTGTTCGAGCGCTTTGAAGGCCAACTTGAGAAGCACCAAGGCCACCTGGTCCGTGCCGCCGTCGAACTCGCCAAAGAATGGCGCACCGACCGCTCCCTCAGCCGCCTGGAAGCCATGCTGGCCGTTGCCAACAAAGACGCCTCCCTGATCATCACCGGCAACGGCGACGTGGTAGAACCCGAAGAAGGCTTGATCGCCATGGGTTCCGGCGGTGGTTATGCCCAGGCCGCAGCCAGCGCACTGCTGAAGAAAACCGACCTGTCGGCCCGGGAAATCGTCGAGACTGCCCTGGGTATCGCTGGCGACATCTGTGTCTTCACCAACCACAACCTGACCATTGAGGAGCAGGACCTCGCCGAATAAGCCGCAGGCTTATTCCCGCTTGAGGACCGCCAATTACTATGTCCATGACTCCCCGCGAAATCGTCCATGAACTCAATCGCCATATCATCGGCCAGGACGATGCCAAGCGCGCCGTTGCCATCGCCCTGCGTAACCGCTGGCGCCGGATGCAACTGCCCGAAGAGTTGCGCGTTGAAGTAACTCCCAAGAACATCCTGATGATCGGCCCGACCGG
Proteins encoded:
- a CDS encoding SPOR domain-containing protein, with the protein product MAAKKKPAPKRGASRYQAPAKKPIPGWMWLAIGLTVGAFVVFLMKLDPGKGDDVKRVKQEQQKATKMAEANKTVPSPTAPVKPKYDFYTLLPESEVIVPPDAVPEKTLPTPQPVPTTPVTPAEAAKIDTARAQAALAGITPPPPPPVATTKAAPVTKFFLQAGSFPKQADADRVRAQIILLGQAVTVESGTVKDATWYRVLVGPFSNREQLTVAQKQLAGAGFSNLLLQQRQSR
- the hslV gene encoding ATP-dependent protease subunit HslV, which codes for MTTIVSVRRHGKVVMGGDGQVSLGNTVMKGNAKKVRRLYHGQVLAGFAGATADAFTLFERFEGQLEKHQGHLVRAAVELAKEWRTDRSLSRLEAMLAVANKDASLIITGNGDVVEPEEGLIAMGSGGGYAQAAASALLKKTDLSAREIVETALGIAGDICVFTNHNLTIEEQDLAE